One genomic region from Anopheles bellator chromosome 2, idAnoBellAS_SP24_06.2, whole genome shotgun sequence encodes:
- the LOC131211546 gene encoding trypsin alpha-4-like, whose amino-acid sequence MKSFFIICVTALTVASGYERRMQPDGAQTVDSNAVLGVFGLKKIIGGEPVRIETHPYQLSLRNYDYHICGASIISSTWALTAAHCLYPDPDPRTISLRAGTTYKATGGRIYNASRVIIHPMYKPSWMDNDVAVISVVAPFSGPNTNLIQLVPMHYEPMVGMRALVTGWGRQSEESSQATALAGVDIPIVAKDDCLNQWAGVMVTPQMICAGELGRDSCNGDSGGPLVSGGRQIGIVSWGSTRCGGPLAAIYTHLGNQAIRTFISATTGV is encoded by the exons ATGAAGTcgttttttatcatttgtgTGACTGCACTGACGGTGGCGAGCGGATACGAGCGTCGAATGCAGCCAGATGGTGCCCAAACGGTTGACAGTAACGCAGTCCTGGGTGTGTTTgggttaaaaaaaatcattggTGGAGAACCGGTACGCATCGAAACACACCCGTACCAGCTTTCTCTACGCAACTACGACTACCACATCTGTGGCGCTTCCATCATCTCGAGCACTTGGGCGCTGACTGCAGCGCACTGTTTGTATCCTGATCCGGACCCTAGAACG ATTTCCCTCCGAGCTGGAACGACGTACAAGGCGACGGGAGGCAGAATCTACAATGCATCTCGAGTTATCATCCACCCGATGTATAAGCCCAGCTGGATGGACAACGATGTGGCAGTGATAAGTGTTGTTGCTCCATTCAGTGGCCCAAACACCAATCTGATTCAACTGGTCCCTATGCACTACGAACCAATGGTTGGGATGCGTGCGCTAGTGACCGGATGGGGACGCCAA AGCGAAGAGTCTTCACAAGCGACTGCGCTTGCGGGTGTGGACATTCCCATCGTCGCTAAAGATGACTGCCTAAACCAATGGGCTGGAGTGATGGTGACACCGCA GATGATATGCGCCGGCGAGTTGGGTAGGGACTCTTGCAATGGCGACAGCGGCGGCCCACTGGTGTCCGGGGGACGCCAAATCGGCATCGTTTCCTGGGGGTCAACCAGGTGTGGTGGTCCACTGGCGGCTATCTACACTCATTTGGGCAACCAAGCCATACGCACCTTTATCAGTGCCACTACGGGTGTTTGA
- the LOC131211524 gene encoding trypsin alpha-like translates to MRISLVSLLGLALLLAVVQLSVASDFLLDTKKKRQDGRIVGGAAVTIDKYPYVVSLRRNLDHVCAGSVISPYYAVTCAHCTYSMSSLSGVTIYAGSTSRTTGGKVFTVTAIIRHSEYNPDTFDVDVSVVRVSTSFTATTGVGIVQLADLEWNYPAGMTATVLGWGRTTTGGSLSASLRAVSIPIISNSECAAAWKNISITNTMMCAGAKGRDACTGDSGGPLVVSPNNNNSVLAGMVSWGSATCGSDYPGVYTRVTAAKIRNFLVPYV, encoded by the exons ATGCGCATTTCGCTGGTGTCGTTACTTGGACTGGCTTTGTTGCTCGCCGTGGTGCAgctctcggtggccagcgacTTCTTGCTCGACACAAAGAAAAAGCGGCAAGATGGAAGAATAGTTGGCGGTGCGGCAGTCACTATTGACAAATATCCCTACGTCGTGTCTTTGCGGCGCAACTTGGACCACGTTTGTGCAGGATCAGTCATATCGCCGTACTATGCCGTGACGTGTGCCCACTGCACATACTCAATGAGCTCGCTCAGTGGT GTCACCATATACGCAGGTTCTACTAGTCGCACGACGGGCGGTAAGGTATTTACTGTAACCGCTATCATCAGGCATTCGGAGTACAATCCGGATACTTTCGACGTCGACGTCTCGGTAGTGCGCGTGTCCACCTCTTTCACAGCGACTACGGGCGTGGGGATTGTGCAGCTGGCGGATCTTGAATGGAACTATCCGGCAGGCATGACAGCCACCGTTCTCGGGTGGGGTCGTACTACGACCGGTGGGTCACTTTCGGCTTCCCTGCGAGCCGTTTCGATACCGATTATCAGCAACAGCGAATGCGCTGCGGCGTGGAAAAATATCTCCATCACCAACAC AATGATGTGCGCTGGGGCCAAAGGGCGCGATGCTTGCACAGGCGATAGTGGTGGACCGTTGGTGGTCTCGcctaacaacaacaacagtgtcCTTGCCGGGATGGTGTCCTGGGGATCGGCTACGTGTGGCAGCGACTACCCGGGCGTCTACACGCGGGTCACAGCAGCGAAGATCCGTAACTTCCTCGTACCGTACGTGTGA
- the LOC131212973 gene encoding trypsin beta-like: MKVCFVLAVLVVSGSAGPSARFRFNRRVPEPYESPEWTPWIVGGTDANIANYPYQLSLQRRDGGHFCGASIIAAQWALSAAHCTFPAPAPSTLQLRGGSSDRTQGGVVFDIDQIVNHPNYNEATIQIDVCVLHTTSVMSGLHITPVALDPSGATHTPGTRAVVSGWGLNADRGSPIILQRVDIPIISDAACMAAWPGFFSPDMLCANEPGRDACSMDSGGPLVVGGTQIGIVSWGNPSCLGTVPGGYARVAYPTIRSFILEVTGV; encoded by the exons ATGAAGGTGTGCTTTGTGTTGGCTGTGCTTGTAGTTAGCGGATCGGCAGGGCCGTCAGctcggtttcgtttcaatcgCCGTGTGCCAGAACCATATGAAAGCCCGGAATGGACACCGTGGATCGTTGGAGGAACTGACGCGAACATTGCTAACTATCCGTACCAACTGTCGCTGCAGCGTCGTGATGGAGGACACTTCTGTGGAGCATCGATCATTGCGGCGCAATGGGCCCTATCTGCCGCACACTGCACCTTTCCGGCGCCAGCACCGAGTACCCTGCAGTTACGTGGAGGATCATCGGATCGCACCCAAGGTGGTGTAGTGTTCGATATAGATCAAATTGTAAACCATCCCAACTACAATGAGGCGACCATACAGATTGATGTTTGTGTATTACACACCACGTCGGTCATGAGTGGACTTCATATAACTCCGGTTGCTTTGGACCCTTCCGGAGCAACCCATACACCTGGAACCAGAGCGGTAGTCAGTGGCTGGGGTCTCAAT GCCGACCGAGGTTCCCCCATTATTCTTCAACGTGTCGACATCCCAATCATTTCTGATGCCGCTTGCATGGCAGCGTGGCCTGGATTTTTTTCGCCCGA tATGTTGTGCGCTAATGAGCCTGGACGTGATGCATGTTCAATGGACAGTGGCGGCCCATTGGTCGTTGGTGGCACGCAGATTGGAATCGTGTCGTGGGGAAACCCTTCATGCCTGGGAACTGTGCCGGGAGGTTATGCTCGTGTCGCCTACCCAACAATCCGCAGCTTCATTTTGGAAGTAACAGGTGTATAA
- the LOC131212971 gene encoding trypsin 3A1-like has product MKLFVVLALFVASVVAGPEEDVWLQYNRRQPGGGIRVEQDRPPFQGRIVGGVDADIANYPYQLSLRRVSHSCGASVIAARWALSAAHCTFPPPAVTAVSLQGGSTDRTQGGIIFAIEEIINHPQYNDFNLENDVCVLRTAVDLVGPNISPIGLDVSGATHVPGSRAVLSGWGIDGTGSLPIILQRVDIPVVDQAVCAGAWPSGWVTPDMICASEPGRDACNGDSGGPLVVAGHQIGIVSWGDAACVGTSPGVFARVAFPLIRSFIQSTTGV; this is encoded by the exons ATGAAACTGTTCGTAGTGTTGGCACTGTTTGTGGCGTCGGTCGTTGCCGGCCCGGAGGAGGATGTGTGGTTGCAGTACAACCGCCGCCAGCCCGGAGGAGGCATCCGAGTGGAGCAGGACCGCCCACCGTTCCAGGGCCGCATCGTCGGGGGCGTTGATGCCGACATTGCCAACTACCCGTACCAGCTTTCTCTGCGCCGTGTATCGCACAGCTGCGGTGCCTCCGTGATCGCCGCTCGCTGGGCCCTGTCTGCCGCTCACTGTACCttcccaccaccagcagtgaCTGCCGTCTCGCTCCAGGGCGGCAGCACCGACCGCACTCAGGGTGGCATCATTTTCGCCATCGAAGAAATTATCAACCATCCGCAATACAACGACTTCAATCTGGAAAACGATGTGTGCGTGCTGCGTACGGCCGTTGACTTGGTGGGACCCAACATCTCTCCGATTGGTCTGGATGTCTCGGGAGCTACGCATGTGCCCGGAAGCCGCGCCGTCCTCAGCGGATGGGGAATCGAC GGAACTGGTAGCCTTCCAATTATTCTACAACGCGTCGACATCCCCGTTGTGGATCAAGCCGTGTGCGCCGGTGCATGGCCGTCCGGCTGGGTTACTCCAGA CATGATCTGCGCCAGCGAACCAGGCCGAGATGCTTGCAACGGTGACAGCGGTGGCCCGCTGGTCGTTGCTGGACACCAGATCGGTATTGTGTCCTGGGGCGATGCTGCCTGCGTTGGAACCAGCCCGGGAGTGTTTGCACGCGTTGCCTTCCCGCTCATCCGAAGCTTCATTCAGTCGACGACCGGAGTGTAA
- the LOC131211543 gene encoding trypsin 3A1-like, with amino-acid sequence MKFWLIVLTWCIVGVASDEAQDVWESRQKRVQVPDGKGPSRVSGRIVGGVVADIGDFQFQLSLRERRFHICGASVISETWSLTAAHCQSPPSPAKDLTLLGGTNIRSDDASGVVFQVDLVVPNPKFNPNTFANDICVLRINGSFLNHPNVAPIPLAATGMKVPVGSIVTVSGWGLTASNETLAPTLRSVRVPTVSFAYCKAAWAPIYVATTYCHSFSLFSRAICAGQKGRDSCNGDSGGPLTLNGTQVGLVSWGDEECD; translated from the exons ATGAAGTTCTGGCTTATAGTACTAACCTGGTGCATCGTCGGGGTGGCGAGCGACGAGGCTCAGGACGTGTGGGAGTCGCGACAGAAACGTGTCCAAGTTCCCGATGGCAAAGGACCGTCCCGAGTTAGTGGAAGAATTGTCGGCGGAGTTGTGGCTGATATCGGTGACTTCCAGTTCCAGCTGTCGTTGCGAGAGCGTCGATTCCACATCTGCGGCGCGTCGGTTATTTCGGAAACCTGGTCACTAACGGCCGCTCACTGTCAAAGTCCTCCCTCGCCGGCTAAGGAT TTAACGCTTCTCGGTGGAACCAACATTAGAAGCGATGACGCATCGGGGGTCGTTTTCCAAGTCGATTTGGTAGTTCCCAATCCAAAGTTTAATCCCAATACTTTCGCAAACGATATTTGCGTTCTGCGTATCAATGGTTCCTTCTTGAACCACCCCAACGTGGCACCGATCCCgctggccgccaccggtaTGAAGGTGCCGGTTGGAAGTATAGTGACCGTCTCTGGATGGGGTTTGACCGCTTCCAACGAGACCCTGGCGCCCACGCTACGTTCCGTCAGAGTGCCGACCGTGAGCTTCGCCTATTGCAAAGCGGCCTGGGCACCTATATACGTAGCGACAAC TTATTGCCATTCCTTTTCCCTCTTCTCTAGAGCCATATGCGCCGGCCAGAAAGGACGCGACTCGTGCAACGGAGACAGTGGGGGTCCCCTAACGCTTAACGGAACGCAGGTTGGGCTTGTCTCGTGGGGCGACGAAGAGTGTG ACTAG